The Streptomyces sp. NBC_00670 genome window below encodes:
- a CDS encoding NDP-sugar synthase, translated as MTEAILLVGGRGTRLRPLTVHTPKPMLPAAGVPFLTHQLARARAAGVDHIVLATSYLAEVFEPYFGDGSSLGLHLEYVTEEEPLGTGGAIRNVAGRLHSGPDQPVLIFNGDILTGLDIRALVRTHESTGADVSLHLTKVTDPRAYGLVPTDGTGRVTAFLEKPQTPEEIVTDQINAGAYVFRRSVIDTIPAGRPVSVERETFPGLLAAGAHLQGMVDSTYWLDLGTPAAFVRGSADLVLGRAPSPAVPGRCGDRLVLPTAEVATDAKLTGGTVVGEGAFVGEGARISGSTLLSGAVVEPGAVITDSMIGAHSRVGRRTILTGTVIGDGATVGPDNELREGTRIWCDAHIPAGAVRFSPDE; from the coding sequence GTGACAGAAGCGATCCTCCTGGTCGGGGGCAGAGGCACCCGCCTGCGCCCGCTCACGGTGCACACCCCCAAGCCGATGCTCCCGGCGGCCGGCGTCCCCTTCCTCACCCACCAGCTCGCCCGGGCGCGGGCGGCGGGCGTGGACCACATCGTGCTGGCGACGTCGTACCTCGCCGAGGTGTTCGAGCCGTACTTCGGCGACGGCTCCTCCCTCGGCCTCCACCTGGAGTACGTCACCGAGGAGGAACCGCTCGGCACCGGCGGCGCCATCCGCAACGTGGCCGGGCGGCTCCACTCCGGCCCCGACCAGCCGGTCCTGATCTTCAACGGCGACATCCTCACCGGCCTGGACATCCGCGCCCTCGTCCGCACGCACGAGTCGACGGGCGCGGACGTCTCCCTGCACCTGACGAAGGTGACCGACCCGCGGGCGTACGGGCTGGTCCCGACGGACGGGACAGGCCGGGTGACGGCGTTCCTGGAGAAGCCGCAGACCCCGGAGGAGATCGTCACCGACCAGATCAACGCGGGGGCGTACGTCTTCCGCCGCTCGGTCATCGACACGATCCCGGCCGGCCGCCCGGTGTCGGTCGAACGCGAGACCTTCCCCGGACTGCTGGCGGCCGGCGCCCACTTGCAGGGCATGGTCGACTCCACCTACTGGCTCGACCTCGGCACCCCCGCCGCGTTCGTGCGCGGCTCGGCCGACCTGGTCCTGGGCCGCGCCCCGTCCCCGGCGGTGCCCGGGCGCTGCGGCGACCGGCTGGTCCTGCCGACGGCGGAGGTCGCCACGGACGCCAAGCTGACCGGCGGCACGGTGGTCGGCGAGGGCGCGTTCGTCGGCGAGGGCGCCCGGATCAGCGGCAGCACGCTGCTGTCCGGTGCGGTCGTGGAGCCCGGCGCGGTCATCACCGACTCCATGATCGGCGCCCACTCCCGCGTCGGCCGCCGCACGATCCTGACGGGCACGGTCATCGGCGACGGCGCGACGGTGGGCCCCGACAACGAACTACGCGAAGGCACCCGCATCTGGTGCGACGCCCACATCCCGGCGGGCGCGGTCCGCTTCTCGCCGGACGAGTAG